Proteins from one Mycobacterium sp. SMC-2 genomic window:
- a CDS encoding alpha/beta fold hydrolase, with amino-acid sequence MSAVTSVPQTVEFSGVGGITLIADEWNRGTDGAGRPSVLMLHGGGQNRHSWKNTGQILADEGLHVVALDSRGHGDSDRAPNADYDVETLAADVLQVIEAMGRPVMIIGASMGGLTGILAAHRAGPARVTRLVLVDVVPRFEKGGSARIRDFMISGLDGFDSLEEAADAVAAYLPYRDKPRSPEGLKKNLRLRDGRWYWHWDPAFMTKPGDDPELRTENFEQAAKNLSIPVLLIRGKLSDVVSPEGVRHFLATVPRAEFVELSNAGHTAAGDDNDAFSEAVVKFVKRH; translated from the coding sequence ATGAGTGCCGTCACCAGCGTCCCCCAGACGGTCGAGTTTTCCGGCGTCGGCGGGATCACCCTGATCGCCGACGAGTGGAACCGCGGGACCGACGGCGCGGGACGGCCGAGCGTCCTGATGCTGCACGGTGGCGGCCAGAACCGGCATTCGTGGAAGAACACCGGCCAAATCCTCGCCGACGAGGGCCTGCACGTCGTGGCGCTGGACAGCCGCGGCCACGGTGACAGCGATCGCGCGCCCAATGCCGATTACGACGTCGAGACCCTGGCCGCCGACGTCCTGCAGGTGATCGAGGCGATGGGCCGGCCGGTGATGATCATCGGGGCGAGCATGGGCGGGTTGACCGGCATCCTCGCCGCCCATCGGGCCGGGCCCGCGCGGGTGACCCGATTGGTCCTCGTCGACGTCGTGCCCCGGTTCGAGAAGGGCGGCAGCGCCCGCATCCGCGATTTCATGATCAGCGGCCTCGACGGGTTCGACTCGCTTGAGGAGGCCGCCGATGCCGTCGCCGCCTATCTGCCGTACCGAGACAAGCCGCGCAGCCCCGAGGGGCTGAAGAAGAACCTGCGCCTCCGCGACGGCCGCTGGTATTGGCACTGGGACCCGGCGTTCATGACCAAGCCCGGCGACGACCCCGAGTTGCGCACCGAGAACTTCGAGCAGGCCGCCAAGAACCTGTCGATCCCCGTCCTGCTGATCCGCGGGAAGCTGTCCGACGTCGTCAGCCCCGAAGGCGTCCGGCATTTCCTGGCCACCGTGCCGCGCGCGGAGTTCGTCGAGCTGTCCAACGCCGGGCACACCGCGGCCGGCGACGACAACGACGCGTTCAGCGAGGCCGTGGTGAAGTTCGTCAAGCGGCACTAG
- a CDS encoding alpha/beta fold hydrolase: MGEPGWIDVPSPAGDLKAITWGSRDAPIALCLHGFPDTPYGFRKIAPRLVGAGWRVVAPFMRGYAPSSIPADGSYHIGALMDDALRVRSAAGGTDDDVVIGHDWGAIATTGLAAMPDSPFTKAVIMSVPPSAAFRRRGGAAERGRLVGHLARQLLRSWYIMYFQLPSLPEHSASWVVPLLWRRWSPGYHADEDLRHVDAAIGTPESWRAALGPYRATIRNTPPPAQYAKLNELWTQEPVWPCLYLHGREDGCMTPAFARWAEKVLPPGSEVAIVEHAGHFLQLEQPDKVADLVLGFIGSPG, from the coding sequence ATGGGTGAACCTGGCTGGATCGACGTGCCCAGCCCTGCTGGGGACCTGAAGGCAATCACCTGGGGGTCCCGCGATGCCCCCATCGCTTTGTGCCTGCACGGCTTCCCCGACACTCCCTACGGGTTTCGCAAGATCGCTCCCCGGCTCGTCGGGGCGGGGTGGCGGGTGGTGGCGCCCTTCATGCGGGGATACGCGCCGTCGTCGATTCCGGCCGACGGCAGCTATCACATCGGCGCGCTGATGGACGACGCCTTGCGGGTGCGCTCGGCGGCCGGCGGCACCGACGACGACGTGGTGATCGGCCACGACTGGGGAGCGATCGCCACCACCGGTTTGGCCGCCATGCCCGACAGTCCGTTCACCAAGGCGGTGATCATGTCGGTGCCGCCGTCGGCGGCCTTCCGTCGCCGGGGCGGCGCGGCCGAGCGCGGGCGCCTGGTCGGCCATCTGGCGCGGCAGCTCCTCCGCAGCTGGTACATCATGTACTTCCAGTTGCCCTCGCTGCCAGAGCATTCGGCGTCCTGGGTGGTGCCGCTGCTGTGGCGGCGGTGGTCGCCGGGCTATCACGCCGACGAGGATCTGCGCCACGTCGACGCGGCGATCGGGACACCGGAGAGCTGGCGCGCGGCGCTGGGACCCTACCGCGCCACGATCCGCAACACCCCGCCGCCCGCGCAGTACGCCAAACTGAACGAGCTGTGGACCCAGGAGCCCGTGTGGCCGTGCCTGTACCTGCACGGCCGCGAGGACGGCTGCATGACACCGGCTTTCGCCCGCTGGGCAGAGAAGGTGCTGCCGCCGGGCAGCGAGGTGGCCATCGTGGAGCACGCGGGGCACTTCCTGCAGCTCGAACAGCCCGACAAGGTCGCCGACCTGGTGCTCGGTTTCATCGGCTCACCCGGCTGA
- a CDS encoding DoxX family protein codes for MTPYDVGLLILRLVLGVTLAAHGYNKFFGGGRIPGTARWFESIGMKPGKFHATVAATTEMAAGLGLAAGLLTPIPAAGFVSLMLVAAWTVHRPNGFFIVKEGWEYNLVLAASAVAVATLGAGKLSLDYVVFGHSWMDGWRGLLISVVLGLAGAIGQLVIFYRPPAKQAG; via the coding sequence ATGACTCCCTACGACGTCGGACTATTGATCCTGCGGCTGGTGTTGGGCGTGACGTTGGCCGCGCATGGCTACAACAAGTTCTTCGGTGGTGGTCGCATCCCGGGCACCGCGCGCTGGTTCGAAAGCATCGGCATGAAGCCGGGCAAGTTCCACGCCACCGTGGCCGCCACGACCGAGATGGCCGCCGGGCTGGGCCTGGCCGCCGGGCTGCTCACCCCGATCCCTGCGGCGGGCTTCGTGTCGTTGATGCTGGTCGCGGCCTGGACCGTGCATCGCCCCAACGGCTTCTTCATCGTCAAGGAGGGCTGGGAATACAACCTGGTCCTGGCGGCCAGCGCGGTCGCCGTGGCCACCCTGGGCGCCGGCAAGCTCAGCCTGGACTACGTCGTGTTCGGGCACAGCTGGATGGACGGTTGGCGCGGCCTGCTGATCTCGGTCGTGCTCGGCCTCGCCGGCGCGATCGGCCAGCTGGTGATCTTCTACCGGCCGCCGGCTAAGCAGGCTGGTTAG
- the gnd gene encoding phosphogluconate dehydrogenase (NAD(+)-dependent, decarboxylating) gives MQLGMIGLGRMGANIVRRVAKDGHECVVYDHNPDAVKAMAGEERTTGASSLRELAEKLTAPRVVWVMVPAGTITTGVIEELAKTLDSGDIVIDGGNSYYRDDLKHAKTLSDKGIHLLDCGTSGGVWGRERGYCLMIGGHEEAFKHAEPIFATVAPGVDAAPRTPGREGEVAQPERGYLHCGGSGAGHFVKMVHNGIEYGMMASLAEGLNILRGADIGKQVQQGDAETAPLSNPEFYQYTFDIPDVAEVWRRGSVIGSWLLDLTAIALHESPDLEEFSGRVSDSGEGRWTSIAAIDEGVPTPVLTTALQSRFASRSLDDFANKALSAMRKQFGGHAEKPAN, from the coding sequence ATGCAGCTCGGGATGATCGGACTGGGCCGGATGGGCGCGAACATCGTCCGCCGCGTGGCCAAGGACGGACACGAATGCGTGGTCTACGACCACAACCCGGACGCGGTGAAGGCGATGGCGGGGGAGGAGAGGACCACCGGTGCGTCGTCGCTGCGGGAGCTAGCCGAAAAGCTGACCGCTCCGCGGGTGGTCTGGGTGATGGTGCCGGCGGGGACGATCACGACGGGGGTGATCGAGGAGCTGGCCAAGACGCTGGACTCCGGCGACATCGTCATCGACGGCGGCAACTCCTATTACCGCGACGACCTCAAGCACGCAAAAACCCTGTCCGACAAGGGCATTCATTTGCTCGATTGCGGCACCAGCGGCGGGGTGTGGGGCCGGGAGCGCGGCTACTGCTTGATGATCGGTGGCCATGAGGAGGCGTTCAAACACGCCGAGCCGATCTTCGCCACCGTCGCGCCCGGGGTGGACGCGGCGCCGCGCACGCCCGGTCGCGAGGGCGAGGTCGCGCAGCCGGAGAGGGGCTACTTGCATTGCGGAGGTTCCGGGGCCGGCCACTTCGTCAAGATGGTGCACAACGGCATCGAGTACGGGATGATGGCCTCGCTCGCCGAGGGGCTGAACATCTTGCGCGGGGCCGACATTGGCAAGCAGGTGCAACAGGGCGACGCCGAAACCGCGCCGCTGTCCAACCCGGAGTTCTACCAGTACACCTTCGACATTCCCGACGTGGCCGAGGTGTGGCGCCGGGGCAGCGTCATCGGGTCGTGGCTGCTGGACCTGACCGCGATCGCGCTGCACGAGTCGCCCGACCTCGAGGAGTTCTCGGGTCGGGTCTCCGACTCTGGGGAGGGCCGCTGGACCTCCATCGCGGCGATCGACGAGGGGGTTCCCACGCCGGTGCTGACCACCGCGCTGCAGTCCCGCTTCGCCTCGCGCTCGCTCGATGACTTCGCGAACAAGGCGCTGTCGGCGATGCGCAAGCAGTTCGGCGGGCACGCCGAGAAGCCGGCGAACTAG
- a CDS encoding FAD-dependent oxidoreductase: protein MSEVDYCVVGAGFAGLTAALRLKQAGHSVVLLEARDRVGGRTFTEYRPDGMWIDRGGAWVGPGQDRIYAMMDEFGVAEYKQYHDGDAMMIVDGKKHRYGGTIPWTMSPWAVANLGVGLLSIEKMAKTLPREAPWDAKQADEWDRISVGEWIEQNTMSKQAREMLDMAFAGLYTSAASETSLLWGLLQTASAGGLTFAISGKGGSQDARPVGGMGAIYGRMTTELGDAVHLSQPVRQIAQDDDGVTVTAADLTVRARRVIVAIPLAIASSIVYEPMLPVDRALLHQRMPSGAVIKTSIIYDEAFWRADGLSGQSAAPGTLATLTIDACTDTGDPGVMCVITEGPAARRLTKLNEAERKAAIVGELVDRFGEKARTPQEYHEQNWTIERYSGGGMISHAPTGVLTEFGYTLREPCGRIHWAGTESSAVMCGWIDGAIRSGERAAAEVREAETAAVA from the coding sequence ATGTCGGAAGTCGATTACTGCGTGGTCGGAGCGGGATTCGCCGGTCTGACGGCCGCCCTGCGGCTGAAACAGGCCGGCCATTCGGTGGTCTTGCTGGAGGCGCGTGACCGGGTCGGCGGCCGCACCTTCACCGAGTACCGTCCCGACGGAATGTGGATCGATCGTGGCGGCGCGTGGGTCGGGCCGGGCCAGGACCGGATCTACGCGATGATGGACGAGTTCGGGGTGGCCGAATACAAGCAGTACCACGACGGCGACGCCATGATGATCGTCGACGGCAAGAAGCACCGCTACGGCGGCACTATCCCCTGGACGATGAGCCCGTGGGCCGTCGCCAACCTCGGCGTCGGTTTGTTGTCGATCGAGAAGATGGCCAAAACGCTTCCGCGGGAAGCGCCCTGGGACGCCAAGCAGGCGGACGAGTGGGACCGCATCAGCGTCGGGGAATGGATCGAACAGAACACCATGTCCAAGCAGGCCCGCGAGATGCTGGACATGGCCTTTGCCGGCCTCTACACCTCGGCGGCGTCAGAGACGTCGTTGCTGTGGGGGTTGTTGCAGACGGCGTCCGCGGGCGGACTGACGTTCGCGATCTCGGGCAAGGGCGGCTCCCAGGACGCCCGCCCGGTCGGCGGGATGGGCGCCATCTACGGCCGCATGACCACCGAACTGGGTGACGCGGTGCACCTTTCGCAACCGGTCCGGCAGATCGCCCAGGACGACGACGGTGTGACGGTGACGGCGGCCGACCTGACGGTGCGCGCGCGGCGGGTCATCGTGGCGATCCCGCTGGCGATCGCCTCCTCGATCGTCTACGAGCCGATGCTGCCGGTGGATCGCGCACTTCTGCACCAGCGCATGCCCAGCGGCGCCGTCATCAAGACGTCGATCATCTACGACGAGGCCTTCTGGCGTGCCGACGGGCTGTCGGGTCAGTCGGCCGCACCAGGGACCCTGGCCACCCTGACCATCGACGCCTGCACGGACACCGGCGACCCGGGCGTCATGTGCGTCATCACCGAGGGGCCCGCGGCGCGTCGGCTGACGAAGCTCAACGAGGCCGAGCGGAAGGCGGCGATCGTCGGCGAGCTGGTCGACCGATTCGGCGAGAAGGCGAGAACGCCGCAGGAGTACCACGAGCAGAACTGGACCATCGAGCGCTACTCCGGCGGCGGGATGATCAGCCACGCCCCGACCGGCGTGCTCACCGAATTCGGTTACACCCTGCGCGAGCCGTGCGGTCGCATCCACTGGGCCGGGACGGAAAGCTCGGCCGTCATGTGCGGGTGGATCGACGGCGCGATCCGCTCCGGCGAGCGTGCGGCGGCCGAAGTCCGGGAAGCCGAGACCGCCGCGGTCGCCTAG
- a CDS encoding WS/DGAT domain-containing protein produces the protein MVAVRMAAVDAQFYWMSAKIPNDEFLLYAFDGEPGDYPAAVEQVCRRARACPELTTRVRDRGPLAYPQWVPAAVTSGQVVRHDLDDQTWAGCLAAVVALAGDQLDVRRMPWRLHVFTPVQGIPNVGGPGSVAVMQVAHALADGARASAMAGWLFGRPDRVPGVQRLRAGCLPWRAARAARAHRRLERDIHAGLLAPAPGPRPLLPTNARPGPARSVRTLVRHRKQVRGPTVTVGALTAISAALSELLGDAADTLGAEVPVAKPGAPHAYNHFGNVTVGLYPRLGWEARAERIATELANGRRRFAHSATRHADRAFAAVPAVLLRWGVAQFDYDVRPARVSGNTVVSSVNRGPADLSFGGTRVVLTAGYPALSPVMGLTHGVHGIGDTIAISVHAAESAVPDIDAYVRLLDAVL, from the coding sequence ATGGTGGCGGTCCGGATGGCGGCCGTCGATGCGCAGTTCTACTGGATGTCGGCCAAGATTCCCAACGACGAGTTCTTGCTCTACGCGTTCGACGGTGAGCCCGGGGATTACCCGGCCGCCGTCGAGCAGGTCTGCCGGCGGGCGCGCGCCTGCCCGGAGCTGACGACTCGGGTCCGTGATCGCGGTCCGCTGGCCTACCCGCAGTGGGTACCGGCGGCCGTCACGTCCGGCCAGGTGGTCCGTCATGACCTCGACGACCAGACCTGGGCCGGCTGCCTGGCGGCCGTCGTCGCCCTCGCTGGCGACCAGCTCGACGTTCGCCGGATGCCCTGGCGGCTGCACGTCTTCACCCCGGTGCAGGGCATCCCCAACGTCGGCGGACCGGGGAGCGTGGCGGTCATGCAGGTCGCGCACGCGCTGGCCGACGGGGCGCGGGCATCGGCGATGGCGGGCTGGCTGTTCGGCCGGCCGGATCGCGTGCCCGGGGTGCAACGGTTACGGGCCGGGTGCTTGCCGTGGCGGGCGGCGCGGGCGGCCCGTGCCCATCGCCGGCTGGAGCGCGACATCCACGCCGGACTGCTGGCCCCCGCGCCCGGGCCCCGGCCGCTGCTGCCCACGAACGCCCGCCCCGGTCCGGCCCGCTCGGTGCGCACGCTGGTGCGACACCGCAAGCAGGTGCGCGGCCCGACGGTCACCGTGGGCGCGCTGACGGCAATATCCGCGGCGCTGTCCGAGCTGCTGGGCGATGCCGCGGACACGCTGGGCGCCGAGGTCCCGGTGGCCAAACCTGGTGCGCCGCACGCGTACAACCACTTCGGGAACGTCACGGTGGGCCTGTATCCAAGGCTGGGGTGGGAAGCGCGCGCCGAGCGGATCGCGACGGAGTTGGCCAACGGCCGGCGGCGCTTCGCGCATTCGGCGACGCGCCACGCCGACCGGGCTTTCGCCGCGGTGCCCGCGGTGCTATTGCGTTGGGGGGTCGCCCAATTCGACTACGATGTCCGGCCGGCCCGGGTGTCCGGCAATACCGTGGTGTCCAGCGTTAACCGCGGCCCGGCCGACCTGAGCTTCGGCGGCACCCGGGTGGTGTTGACCGCCGGCTACCCGGCGTTGTCGCCGGTGATGGGGCTGACGCACGGCGTGCACGGCATCGGCGACACCATCGCGATCAGTGTGCACGCGGCCGAGTCGGCCGTACCCGACATCGACGCTTATGTGCGGCTACTCGACGCGGTGTTGTAG
- the prpD gene encoding 2-methylcitrate dehydratase PrpD — translation MHAVRARRSSDDFPRAEHLAAKIADVAADPVAVEPEAAEMVANRIIDNAAVSAAAVLRRPVTVARQQALAHRTRRGARVFGVDGTYSAEWAAWANGVAVRELDFHDTFLAAEYSHPGDNIPPLVAVAQQLGLPGADLIRGVATAYEIQIDLARGICLHEHKIDHVAHLGPSVAAGIGTMLRLDTETIYQAVGQALHLTTATRQSRKGLISSWKAFAPAHAGKVAIEAVDRAMRGEGSPAPIWEGEYGVIAWLLGGPEREYQVPLPAPGEPKRAILDSYTKEHSAEYQSQAPIDLARRLRERIGDLGEIATVVLHTSHHTHVVIGTGSGDPQKFDPDASRETLDHSLPYIFAVALQDGSWHHERSYTPERAHRPDTVELWRKISTVEDPEWTRRYHSTDPAEKAFGARAEITLRSGEVIVDQLAVADAHPLGARPFGRPQYVQKFTDLAVDVVEPAERERFLAAVAALPDLDDLDALNLMVDPQALEWAPAIAPGIFRA, via the coding sequence ATGCATGCGGTTCGGGCGCGGCGCAGCTCCGACGACTTTCCCCGCGCCGAACACTTGGCGGCCAAGATCGCCGACGTCGCCGCCGACCCGGTCGCCGTCGAGCCGGAAGCCGCGGAGATGGTGGCGAACCGGATCATCGACAACGCGGCGGTCAGCGCCGCGGCCGTGCTGCGCCGGCCGGTCACGGTGGCGCGACAGCAGGCGCTGGCGCATCGGACGCGGCGCGGGGCGAGGGTTTTCGGCGTGGACGGAACCTATTCGGCGGAGTGGGCGGCCTGGGCCAATGGCGTCGCGGTGCGCGAACTCGACTTCCACGACACGTTTTTGGCCGCCGAGTACTCGCACCCGGGTGACAACATCCCCCCGCTGGTCGCGGTGGCCCAGCAGCTGGGCTTGCCGGGCGCGGACCTGATCCGCGGCGTGGCCACGGCCTACGAAATCCAGATCGACCTGGCTCGCGGAATCTGCCTGCACGAGCACAAGATTGACCACGTCGCGCATCTCGGGCCCTCGGTGGCCGCAGGCATCGGGACGATGCTTCGGCTCGACACCGAGACGATCTATCAGGCGGTGGGGCAGGCGCTACACCTGACGACCGCCACCCGTCAGTCCCGCAAGGGGCTGATCTCCAGCTGGAAGGCGTTCGCCCCCGCGCACGCCGGCAAGGTCGCCATCGAGGCGGTGGACCGCGCGATGCGCGGCGAGGGATCGCCGGCGCCGATCTGGGAGGGCGAGTACGGGGTGATCGCCTGGCTGCTGGGCGGGCCCGAGCGCGAATACCAGGTGCCGCTGCCCGCTCCGGGCGAACCCAAACGCGCCATCCTGGACAGCTACACCAAGGAGCACTCGGCGGAGTACCAGAGCCAGGCACCGATCGACCTGGCCCGGCGGCTCCGCGAGCGGATCGGCGACCTCGGCGAGATCGCGACCGTCGTGCTGCACACCAGCCACCACACCCACGTCGTGATCGGAACGGGCTCCGGGGATCCGCAGAAGTTCGACCCGGACGCGTCGCGGGAAACGCTCGACCACTCGCTGCCCTACATTTTCGCCGTCGCGCTGCAGGACGGCAGCTGGCACCACGAACGCTCCTACACTCCCGAGCGCGCCCACCGGCCCGACACCGTCGAACTGTGGCGCAAGATCTCGACGGTCGAGGATCCGGAGTGGACCCGCCGCTACCACTCGACGGATCCGGCCGAGAAGGCGTTCGGGGCGCGCGCCGAAATCACGCTGAGAAGCGGGGAAGTGATCGTCGACCAGCTGGCGGTGGCCGACGCCCACCCGCTGGGCGCGCGGCCGTTCGGGCGGCCGCAGTATGTGCAGAAGTTCACCGACCTCGCCGTCGACGTCGTGGAACCCGCTGAGCGGGAAAGGTTTCTAGCCGCCGTGGCGGCGCTGCCCGATCTGGACGACCTCGACGCGCTCAATCTGATGGTCGACCCGCAGGCGCTCGAGTGGGCCCCGGCGATCGCGCCGGGAATCTTCCGTGCGTGA
- a CDS encoding pyruvate, phosphate dikinase → MARGSGAPCGASGASPDGHSVVLLDGTASHPRALLGNKGHGIEVMRRHGLPVPPAFCITTEVGLRYLADPGSTIDAIWDDVLDRMSWLEAQTSRSFGRGPRPLLVSVRSGATQSMPGMMDTILDLGMNDDVEQALAAADTAFARDTRQRFDRMYRRIVGLDDHESPPADPYAQLRAGIEAVFASWNSPRAVAYRAHSGGADDQSGTAVVVQAMVFGNYGSDSGAGVLVSRNPVTGDRAPFGEWLPGGQGDDVVSGSVDVEPVTALRDEQPAVYDELMDTAHKLERLGSDVQEIEFTVEDGKLWLLQTRGAERSAQAAVRLALQLRHEGLIDDAETLRRVTPAHVQTLLLPALQPEIRLAANLLARGLPACPGVASGRAYTDVDEALDAAERGESVILVRDHTRPEDVSGMLAAQGIVTEVGGAASHAAVVSRELGRVAVVGCGHGVAASLAGRLITVDGAEGEVREGNLNLSAWSESDTPELRELADIARTLSPLRAHTSGGHLRLDDATEDAVAEAMKRGHTDVVSTTPLIVMLTALRLAGETTS, encoded by the coding sequence ATCGCACGAGGCAGCGGCGCTCCCTGTGGCGCGTCCGGGGCCTCGCCTGACGGGCATTCCGTGGTGTTACTCGACGGCACAGCGAGTCATCCGCGGGCGCTGCTGGGCAACAAGGGCCACGGCATCGAGGTGATGCGCCGTCACGGCCTGCCGGTGCCGCCCGCCTTCTGCATCACCACCGAGGTGGGGCTGCGGTACCTCGCCGACCCCGGGTCAACGATCGACGCGATCTGGGACGACGTGCTGGACCGGATGAGCTGGCTGGAGGCGCAGACTTCGCGCTCGTTCGGTCGGGGTCCGCGTCCCCTGCTGGTCAGCGTGCGCTCGGGGGCCACCCAGTCGATGCCGGGGATGATGGACACGATCTTGGACCTCGGCATGAACGATGATGTCGAGCAAGCGCTGGCCGCGGCCGACACAGCGTTCGCGCGCGACACGCGCCAGCGGTTCGACCGCATGTACCGGCGCATCGTTGGGTTGGACGACCACGAATCGCCGCCCGCCGACCCCTATGCGCAGCTACGCGCCGGCATCGAGGCGGTGTTCGCCTCGTGGAACTCACCCCGTGCGGTCGCCTACCGCGCCCATTCCGGCGGCGCCGACGATCAGAGCGGCACGGCGGTCGTCGTGCAGGCGATGGTGTTCGGCAATTACGGCTCCGATTCGGGTGCGGGCGTTCTCGTTTCGCGCAACCCCGTCACCGGCGATCGCGCACCGTTCGGCGAATGGCTGCCCGGAGGACAGGGGGACGACGTGGTGTCCGGATCGGTCGACGTCGAGCCGGTCACCGCCCTGCGCGACGAGCAGCCGGCTGTCTACGACGAGTTGATGGACACCGCCCACAAATTGGAGCGCCTCGGGTCCGACGTTCAAGAGATCGAGTTCACCGTCGAAGACGGCAAACTCTGGCTGCTGCAGACGCGGGGCGCGGAGCGGTCGGCGCAGGCAGCGGTGCGCCTCGCGTTACAGCTGCGGCACGAGGGGCTCATCGACGACGCCGAGACGCTGCGACGGGTGACCCCGGCACACGTACAGACCCTACTGTTACCGGCGTTGCAGCCCGAAATACGTTTGGCGGCAAATCTTCTGGCCAGGGGATTGCCGGCATGCCCGGGCGTCGCGTCGGGTAGGGCATACACCGACGTCGACGAGGCGCTCGATGCCGCGGAGCGAGGCGAGTCGGTGATCCTGGTGCGCGACCACACCCGGCCGGAAGATGTCTCCGGCATGCTTGCCGCGCAAGGCATCGTCACCGAGGTCGGAGGGGCGGCCAGCCACGCGGCAGTGGTCAGCCGCGAACTCGGCCGGGTGGCCGTAGTGGGGTGCGGACACGGAGTCGCCGCATCCCTGGCCGGCAGGTTGATCACCGTCGACGGCGCCGAAGGCGAAGTGCGCGAGGGCAACCTGAACCTCTCCGCATGGTCGGAAAGCGATACGCCCGAACTGCGGGAGCTGGCCGACATCGCGCGAACGCTCAGCCCGCTGCGTGCCCACACCTCCGGCGGCCACCTGCGGCTGGACGACGCCACGGAGGACGCGGTGGCGGAGGCGATGAAACGCGGACACACCGACGTCGTCTCGACCACCCCTCTTATCGTCATGCTGACCGCGCTGCGGCTCGCGGGTGAGACCACGTCATGA
- a CDS encoding VOC family protein, with translation MPSITPSLWFDHDLEEAARFYTSIFPNSHIEGFNRTTEAGPGEPGTVLSGSFVLDGTRFIGINGGPHFQFSEAVSFTIHCRDQDEVDYYWERLTDRGEESQCGWCKDRFGLSWQIIPDRLYELIGDPDRARAAAATQAMYGMRKIVIADLDRAAARL, from the coding sequence ATGCCATCGATCACCCCGTCGTTGTGGTTCGACCACGATCTGGAGGAGGCGGCCAGGTTCTACACCTCGATATTCCCGAACTCGCACATCGAGGGCTTCAACAGAACCACCGAGGCCGGGCCCGGCGAACCGGGCACCGTCCTGTCCGGCAGCTTTGTGCTGGACGGCACCCGATTCATCGGCATCAACGGCGGCCCGCATTTCCAGTTCAGCGAAGCGGTGTCCTTCACCATCCACTGCAGGGACCAGGACGAGGTCGACTACTACTGGGAGCGGTTGACCGACCGCGGCGAGGAATCGCAATGCGGCTGGTGCAAAGACCGCTTCGGGCTGAGCTGGCAGATCATCCCGGACCGACTGTATGAGTTGATCGGCGATCCCGACCGGGCGCGCGCGGCGGCGGCCACCCAAGCGATGTACGGCATGCGAAAGATCGTCATCGCCGACCTCGACCGGGCAGCCGCGCGGCTATAG
- a CDS encoding MarR family transcriptional regulator has product MTELAVLQAVRLKGRLCPAELAGTLNEDIADVTTIVGRLTAAGLLVDGATVRITPAGRERLAALLDEERSGADRAVLAAAYDDFRPVNADFKSLVTDWQLKGGPGGTPNPHDDAEYDAAVLARLDDVHARVLPIIESVAAQLPRLNVYPAKLVAALGKVREGETAWLTRPLIDSYHTVWFELHEELILAVGLTREEAARSGDA; this is encoded by the coding sequence ATGACCGAATTGGCGGTGTTGCAAGCGGTTCGGCTGAAGGGCCGGCTGTGTCCCGCCGAGCTTGCCGGGACACTGAACGAGGACATTGCCGACGTGACGACCATCGTCGGACGGCTGACCGCGGCAGGCCTACTGGTCGACGGTGCGACCGTGCGGATCACCCCCGCCGGGCGCGAGCGGCTCGCTGCGCTCCTCGACGAGGAACGCAGCGGCGCCGACCGGGCGGTGCTGGCCGCCGCCTACGACGACTTTCGGCCCGTCAATGCCGATTTCAAATCCCTGGTCACGGATTGGCAGCTGAAGGGCGGCCCCGGCGGCACCCCCAACCCGCACGATGACGCGGAATACGACGCCGCGGTGCTGGCCCGCCTCGATGATGTGCATGCGCGGGTGCTGCCCATCATCGAGTCGGTCGCGGCGCAGCTCCCCCGACTGAACGTGTACCCGGCGAAATTGGTTGCGGCCCTGGGCAAAGTGCGAGAAGGCGAGACCGCGTGGCTGACCCGGCCGCTCATCGACTCCTACCACACGGTGTGGTTCGAGCTGCACGAGGAGCTGATCTTGGCCGTCGGCCTCACGCGAGAAGAAGCGGCCCGATCCGGCGATGCGTAG